A region of Sulfurovum sp. DNA encodes the following proteins:
- the fabD gene encoding ACP S-malonyltransferase, whose translation MSVKCAFLFPGQGSQTVGMGEDFSHNSNIAKQMIADASEHTGIDFETLLFTENSNLEKTEFTQPAILLVSAIAHKLFENEMSIRPLFTLGHSLGEFSALMAVGALNTIDAIKLVNLRGKLMTQACEGQDVGMLVSLGLDDETVEKICTEQRELGMKVWPVNYNAQGQIVIAGAKPDLQKLEPILKKAKARRAMLLNMSIASHCPLLESATTPLVEKLKEVLKDEFIAPVVSNVTAETYNTKAEALKLLPKQLVSPVLYKQSITKFDNQIDCYVEFGHGGVLKGLNRKTTQKPHFVVSDMQSLANTIEEITKLK comes from the coding sequence ATGTCAGTCAAATGTGCATTCCTCTTTCCTGGACAGGGTTCTCAGACTGTTGGTATGGGAGAGGATTTCTCTCATAATTCCAATATTGCCAAACAGATGATTGCTGATGCAAGTGAACATACAGGAATTGATTTTGAAACACTACTTTTTACAGAGAATAGCAATCTTGAAAAGACAGAATTTACACAACCAGCTATTTTATTAGTCTCTGCTATTGCCCATAAACTATTCGAGAATGAGATGTCTATTAGACCACTATTTACGCTTGGGCACTCTTTGGGAGAGTTTTCTGCACTAATGGCCGTAGGTGCGCTTAATACCATTGATGCTATCAAATTGGTTAATCTTCGTGGCAAACTAATGACACAAGCATGCGAAGGACAGGATGTAGGAATGCTTGTCTCTTTAGGCTTAGATGATGAAACGGTAGAGAAAATTTGTACCGAACAAAGAGAACTTGGTATGAAAGTATGGCCGGTTAACTATAATGCACAAGGACAGATTGTTATTGCTGGTGCAAAACCTGACCTTCAGAAGCTTGAGCCAATCCTTAAAAAAGCAAAAGCAAGACGTGCTATGCTACTAAATATGTCTATCGCAAGCCACTGTCCACTACTTGAAAGTGCAACGACTCCTTTGGTTGAAAAACTCAAAGAAGTACTTAAAGATGAGTTTATAGCGCCTGTAGTCTCCAATGTAACTGCTGAAACATACAATACAAAAGCTGAAGCACTTAAGCTACTGCCTAAACAACTTGTCTCCCCTGTACTCTACAAGCAGTCTATTACTAAATTTGACAATCAAATTGACTGTTATGTTGAATTTGGACATGGTGGTGTACTCAAAGGTCTCAATAGAAAAACAACTCAGAAACCACACTTTGTGGTTTCTGATATGCAATCATTGGCAAACACTATCGAAGAGATAACAAAATTAAAATAG
- a CDS encoding tRNA 2-thiocytidine biosynthesis TtcA family protein — translation MGNNLKKYYKDGMKSIPISRKLLKIIGKTNADFRLIKENDKVLVGLSGGKDSLALIHALKHIQKHAPFNFEFEACTIKYGMPSERYDYLNEHCKEYGIKHTVYETRIFDISQEAIRKNSSFCSYFSRMRRGALYTFAQEGKFTKVALGHHFDDAVESFFMNMFYNGTMRSMAPIYKTDKGFHLIRPLIQVREKQLHAFAKENKLEVIGDEACPAMLKDVKMPHARASTKLWLQGMEKENKELFKMIKASFKHIHDDTFLAPDRWNRNDIGVYGKQ, via the coding sequence ATGGGTAACAATTTAAAAAAATACTATAAGGATGGAATGAAATCTATCCCTATAAGTCGAAAACTCCTTAAAATTATTGGCAAAACCAATGCTGACTTCCGTCTCATTAAAGAGAATGATAAAGTACTTGTAGGACTGAGCGGTGGCAAAGATTCACTGGCACTGATTCATGCACTTAAGCATATTCAGAAACACGCACCTTTCAACTTTGAATTTGAGGCATGCACAATCAAATATGGGATGCCCAGTGAACGTTATGATTATTTGAATGAACACTGTAAGGAATATGGCATTAAACACACTGTTTATGAGACACGTATTTTTGATATTTCACAAGAGGCTATACGTAAAAACTCTTCATTCTGCTCTTATTTTTCTCGTATGCGACGTGGTGCACTTTACACCTTTGCACAAGAGGGAAAATTTACCAAAGTAGCACTGGGACACCACTTTGATGATGCAGTTGAAAGTTTTTTTATGAACATGTTCTATAATGGTACCATGCGCTCCATGGCACCTATCTATAAGACTGACAAAGGCTTTCATCTTATACGTCCACTTATTCAGGTACGTGAGAAACAACTACATGCTTTTGCTAAAGAAAACAAACTAGAGGTTATTGGAGATGAGGCATGTCCTGCTATGCTTAAGGATGTTAAAATGCCTCATGCACGGGCTTCTACTAAGTTATGGCTTCAAGGGATGGAGAAAGAGAATAAAGAACTTTTTAAGATGATTAAGGCTTCTTTTAAACATATTCATGATGATACATTTCTTGCCCCTGATAGATGGAATAGGAATGATATTGGAGTATACGGCAAGCAATGA
- the trpC gene encoding indole-3-glycerol phosphate synthase TrpC, giving the protein MAQILDEIIKKTKEDLEKRKVDYPVEWLGRSLAFNPFVPKDVQKALRSTPENPYRIIAEVKKASPSKGIICKNFDPIAIAQAYEKGGADSLSILTEPHFFQGDKEYLGMVRRYVSIPLLRKDFIVDKYQIVEALAFGADYILLIAKALSRKELKELYDYALHLGLEVLVEIHDKTDLVKAMFAGATIVGINHRNLETFEMDMHLTEKLIPLIPNNKIIVAESGIDDHETVVEIAKMGADSFLVGEYFMRQDDITAAIREVKYGDNR; this is encoded by the coding sequence ATGGCACAGATATTAGATGAGATCATTAAGAAGACTAAAGAGGATCTTGAAAAGAGAAAAGTAGACTATCCGGTAGAATGGTTAGGGAGATCTTTGGCATTCAATCCTTTTGTTCCAAAAGATGTTCAAAAAGCATTACGTTCCACACCAGAAAATCCTTACCGTATTATTGCTGAAGTGAAAAAAGCAAGTCCAAGTAAGGGAATAATTTGTAAAAATTTTGATCCCATTGCTATTGCACAGGCATATGAAAAAGGTGGTGCCGACTCCCTTTCTATTTTAACTGAACCTCACTTCTTTCAGGGAGATAAAGAGTATCTTGGTATGGTGCGTCGCTATGTAAGTATTCCATTGTTGCGTAAAGACTTTATTGTTGACAAGTATCAAATTGTTGAGGCATTGGCATTTGGGGCAGATTATATTTTACTCATTGCCAAAGCACTTTCTCGTAAAGAACTCAAAGAACTTTATGATTATGCTTTGCATCTTGGATTAGAGGTTTTGGTAGAGATACATGATAAGACAGATCTTGTTAAAGCAATGTTTGCTGGAGCAACGATTGTCGGCATTAATCACCGAAACTTAGAGACTTTTGAGATGGATATGCATCTAACGGAAAAGCTCATACCACTTATTCCTAACAATAAAATTATTGTCGCAGAATCGGGTATTGATGATCATGAAACAGTTGTAGAGATTGCTAAGATGGGGGCAGATTCTTTTCTTGTCGGCGAGTACTTCATGAGACAGGATGATATTACTGCAGCAATTAGAGAAGTGAAATATGGAGATAATAGATAA
- the pdxA gene encoding 4-hydroxythreonine-4-phosphate dehydrogenase: MKKKKVAISIGDLNGIGIQLALENHQYVKKIVTPIYCIDQSMLKQAADKLNLSIPNNFQTIEDVAPHFEIKPGKITKESGTYAYASFVKAVKMAKNDEIGALTTLPIHKKSWELSGIKYKGHTDALRHFFNTEAIMMLGCPKMYVGLFTEHIPLGEVAGSIEEKKLTCFLVNFYKTAKPKSTIAVLGLNPHAGDNGVLGNEEKIISKAIDNATFIIKRSNPSLSTHHSLLFTKPMVPDVAFTPNVRKHYTHYVAIYHDQGLAPLKALYFDEGINVSLNLPILRTSVDHGTAFDIAYKKGIELNRLSYLNAIRYIVDNR, translated from the coding sequence ATGAAAAAGAAAAAAGTTGCCATATCTATTGGTGACCTTAACGGTATTGGTATCCAACTCGCCCTTGAGAACCACCAGTATGTGAAAAAAATAGTTACACCGATTTACTGTATTGATCAAAGCATGCTTAAACAAGCAGCAGATAAATTAAATCTCTCTATACCAAATAATTTTCAAACTATTGAAGATGTTGCTCCCCACTTTGAGATTAAACCAGGAAAAATTACAAAAGAGAGTGGTACTTACGCCTATGCCTCATTTGTTAAAGCTGTCAAAATGGCAAAAAATGATGAAATTGGTGCCCTTACCACTCTTCCAATCCACAAAAAGTCATGGGAGCTTTCAGGCATAAAATACAAAGGGCATACCGATGCCCTGCGTCACTTTTTCAACACTGAAGCAATCATGATGTTAGGATGTCCAAAAATGTATGTAGGACTCTTTACTGAACATATCCCACTTGGAGAAGTAGCAGGTAGCATTGAGGAAAAAAAGCTAACATGCTTCTTGGTTAATTTTTATAAAACTGCCAAACCCAAATCAACTATTGCTGTACTTGGACTTAATCCTCATGCAGGTGACAATGGTGTACTAGGAAATGAAGAAAAAATTATATCAAAAGCTATTGACAATGCCACATTCATTATCAAAAGATCTAATCCTTCACTCTCTACTCATCACTCTTTACTTTTTACTAAACCCATGGTACCAGATGTTGCTTTTACCCCAAATGTACGTAAGCACTATACTCACTATGTAGCGATATATCACGATCAAGGGCTTGCACCACTTAAGGCTCTCTATTTTGACGAAGGAATCAATGTAAGTTTAAACTTACCAATACTACGAACATCAGTCGACCATGGAACAGCATTTGATATCGCCTATAAGAAAGGCATAGAATTAAATAGATTAAGTTACTTAAATGCAATCAGATATATAGTAGATAACAGATAA
- a CDS encoding YkgJ family cysteine cluster protein has translation MKNQLIEKESYSFKFNPSSCEACGGCCCTGESGYIWVKYDEIVNMATFINLSMEEFVTMYLKKVKHRYSLVEKQLAPDNFACIFFDDIKQHCTIYPVRPSQCRTFPFWEQFKHNEDEVRKECPGIV, from the coding sequence ATGAAAAATCAGTTAATAGAAAAAGAGAGCTATAGTTTTAAGTTTAATCCTTCTTCTTGTGAAGCATGTGGAGGGTGTTGTTGCACAGGAGAGAGTGGTTACATTTGGGTAAAGTATGATGAAATTGTTAATATGGCAACATTTATTAATCTTTCAATGGAAGAATTTGTTACAATGTATTTAAAGAAAGTAAAACATCGCTATTCATTGGTTGAGAAGCAACTGGCACCTGATAATTTTGCCTGTATTTTTTTTGATGATATAAAACAACATTGTACTATCTATCCAGTACGACCTTCGCAATGTCGTACCTTTCCTTTTTGGGAACAGTTTAAACATAATGAAGATGAGGTAAGAAAAGAGTGTCCTGGTATCGTATGA
- a CDS encoding GatB/YqeY domain-containing protein produces the protein MTLKERIKNDVKEAMRAKETQKRDTLRNLQAAIKQIEIDEQKELNDTDIEAVLMRYAKQREDAKTQFSNAGRNDLVIKEETELSIVKNYLPEPLSDEELSSILKEIIGEIDALGIKDMGKVMSIAKIKVGSRADGRRINQIAKSLLS, from the coding sequence ATGACACTAAAAGAGCGTATCAAAAATGACGTCAAGGAAGCCATGCGTGCCAAGGAGACACAAAAGAGAGATACTCTTCGAAACCTTCAAGCTGCTATCAAGCAAATAGAAATTGACGAACAAAAAGAGCTAAATGATACTGATATTGAAGCAGTACTCATGAGGTATGCTAAACAGCGCGAAGATGCAAAGACACAGTTTTCTAATGCAGGACGCAATGACCTTGTCATCAAAGAAGAGACCGAACTTTCCATTGTAAAAAACTATCTACCTGAACCTTTAAGTGATGAAGAACTTAGTAGTATCCTTAAGGAAATTATTGGTGAGATAGATGCTTTGGGAATAAAAGATATGGGAAAAGTAATGAGTATAGCAAAAATAAAAGTTGGTAGTCGTGCAGATGGCAGAAGAATCAATCAGATTGCAAAGAGCTTACTCTCATAA
- a CDS encoding methyltransferase, whose translation MFLYQPISGYCYNSDSIFLYDFITQFKPKGKLLDIGCGVGIISLLLTRDFETQTYIIDKQKRMLDYAVHNFLINGLKVTPYFDDFTQFQTKDRFDFIVSNPPFYDPMVTQSKDTYINIARYTHHLPIGKLIKQVKTFLKPRGWFVFCYDAKQIDLLMQYLREYGINPEKIRFVHSKIDRESKLVMIAARNNSKSMTQVLPPLVIFDEQSNYLFEAIQAFGKARTHSIKGDFGNEE comes from the coding sequence GTGTTTTTGTATCAACCTATATCTGGTTACTGCTACAACAGTGATTCAATTTTTCTTTATGATTTTATTACACAGTTTAAACCCAAAGGAAAACTACTCGATATTGGATGTGGGGTAGGAATCATCTCTTTGTTGTTGACACGTGATTTTGAGACTCAAACATATATTATTGATAAACAGAAGAGAATGCTTGATTATGCAGTACACAACTTTCTAATAAATGGATTGAAGGTAACACCTTATTTTGATGACTTTACTCAATTTCAGACAAAAGATCGGTTTGATTTCATTGTTTCCAATCCGCCCTTTTATGATCCCATGGTGACGCAGAGCAAAGATACGTATATAAATATTGCACGCTACACACATCATCTTCCCATAGGGAAATTGATAAAACAGGTCAAAACTTTTTTGAAGCCAAGGGGATGGTTTGTCTTCTGTTATGATGCCAAACAGATAGATCTACTAATGCAGTATTTAAGAGAGTATGGCATTAATCCTGAAAAGATACGTTTTGTCCATTCCAAAATTGACAGAGAATCAAAATTAGTGATGATCGCAGCACGCAATAACTCCAAGTCAATGACGCAAGTACTACCTCCATTGGTGATATTTGATGAACAAAGTAATTATTTATTTGAGGCAATACAGGCATTTGGGAAAGCAAGAACGCATAGCATCAAAGGAGATTTTGGGAATGAAGAATGA
- a CDS encoding phosphomannomutase — MIVIIQDKQFDTKDITRLYPAAVIKTGHKNETTQASLEWLDMESKGKVEVVGYGIFVHLGEKKMESFIFETREEMDTEVGCIAAQVQKQKGRE, encoded by the coding sequence ATGATAGTTATCATACAAGATAAACAATTTGACACAAAAGATATTACACGGCTATACCCAGCAGCAGTGATTAAGACGGGCCATAAAAATGAGACTACACAGGCAAGCTTGGAGTGGCTCGATATGGAGTCTAAGGGAAAAGTTGAAGTGGTTGGCTATGGTATTTTTGTTCATCTGGGTGAAAAAAAGATGGAGAGTTTTATCTTTGAGACACGAGAAGAGATGGATACAGAGGTTGGGTGCATTGCAGCCCAAGTGCAGAAGCAGAAAGGAAGAGAATGA
- a CDS encoding 5'-methylthioadenosine/adenosylhomocysteine nucleosidase produces MKIGIMGAMPEEIKPIIEKLNNVTITIYAKNKYYEGLYNGQEVVVAYSKIGKIFASLTVTVLIERFKCKQLLFSGVAGAISNHLKIGDLVIANGLCQHDLDITAFGHPHGYVPEGEIYITPDNYLRQIAKRVASRKGIALKEGIIATGDQFIANPEQKVWIGKTFSADALEMEGASVAVVCNALNVPFFILRAISDSADMDAGFDFDTFLENSAKISADFILSMMKEITDQYNQ; encoded by the coding sequence ATGAAAATAGGTATTATGGGTGCTATGCCCGAAGAGATTAAACCGATCATTGAAAAACTTAACAATGTTACCATAACAATTTATGCAAAAAATAAATATTATGAAGGTCTTTACAATGGTCAAGAAGTGGTGGTTGCCTACTCAAAAATAGGAAAGATCTTTGCATCATTGACTGTAACAGTTCTTATTGAGAGGTTTAAATGCAAACAGCTTCTCTTTTCTGGTGTAGCTGGGGCAATCTCAAACCATTTAAAGATTGGTGATCTTGTCATTGCGAATGGTTTATGTCAGCATGACCTAGACATTACAGCATTTGGGCATCCACATGGGTATGTTCCTGAAGGAGAAATATATATTACTCCAGATAATTACCTACGGCAAATAGCCAAAAGAGTGGCCTCACGCAAAGGTATTGCACTCAAAGAGGGTATCATCGCTACTGGTGATCAGTTTATAGCCAATCCTGAGCAAAAAGTATGGATAGGAAAAACCTTTAGTGCAGATGCATTAGAAATGGAAGGAGCAAGTGTTGCCGTAGTCTGCAACGCACTCAATGTACCTTTTTTTATTCTACGTGCTATTTCTGATAGTGCCGACATGGATGCGGGTTTTGACTTTGATACCTTTCTTGAAAACTCAGCAAAGATTAGTGCAGATTTTATTCTATCTATGATGAAAGAAATTACCGACCAATATAATCAGTAG
- a CDS encoding RluA family pseudouridine synthase, whose protein sequence is MRNEQFLVNIFGRIDKVLALHLNVSRNQTEKLIKERLVLVNNKVITKPSFKVKEGDKITYKFKEAQKREPIKVNFNIEVLYEDKYLMIINKPSGLVVHPAPSVKEATLVDWLVQRGISLSTISGEERHGIVHRIDKETTGALVIAKNNKVHEKLSAQLQNKSMGRYYLALIDHPLKEDTVVNKPIGRNPKNRLKMDVVPNGKEAKTAFVKLLETEYGTELIVAKLFTGRTHQIRVHLNTLGRHILGDHLYGFKSKRDKIPRVYLHAYLLYLTHPVTGKIMEFIAPLFHDMNNYLLKYLDRVSVHKKLEPKMLKKEFE, encoded by the coding sequence ATGAGAAATGAACAATTTTTGGTCAATATATTTGGTCGTATTGATAAGGTGTTAGCCCTGCACCTTAATGTCAGTCGCAATCAGACTGAAAAGCTCATCAAAGAGAGGCTTGTATTGGTTAATAATAAAGTGATAACAAAGCCAAGCTTCAAGGTCAAAGAAGGCGATAAGATTACCTACAAGTTTAAAGAGGCTCAAAAACGTGAACCAATCAAAGTAAATTTTAATATAGAGGTACTCTATGAAGATAAATATCTCATGATTATCAACAAGCCAAGTGGACTGGTGGTACACCCTGCACCTTCGGTTAAAGAAGCAACATTGGTTGACTGGTTGGTGCAACGTGGGATATCACTCTCAACTATCAGTGGAGAGGAGCGACACGGCATTGTACACCGTATTGACAAAGAGACCACTGGGGCATTGGTAATTGCCAAGAATAATAAGGTACATGAAAAACTTTCTGCACAATTACAGAATAAAAGTATGGGAAGGTATTATCTTGCACTTATTGATCATCCACTCAAAGAGGATACAGTGGTAAATAAACCTATTGGACGTAATCCAAAAAATAGGCTTAAAATGGATGTTGTCCCCAATGGGAAGGAAGCAAAAACTGCTTTTGTAAAACTGCTTGAAACTGAGTATGGCACTGAGCTCATTGTTGCAAAACTCTTTACTGGACGCACTCATCAAATACGAGTACATCTCAATACATTAGGACGACATATTTTAGGCGATCATTTATATGGATTTAAGAGCAAAAGAGATAAAATCCCAAGAGTTTACTTACATGCCTATCTACTCTATCTAACCCATCCTGTAACTGGGAAGATTATGGAGTTTATTGCTCCACTTTTTCATGATATGAATAACTATTTATTGAAATATCTTGATCGTGTATCAGTTCATAAAAAACTTGAACCAAAAATGCTGAAAAAGGAATTTGAATAA